The genomic stretch CAGCATGTTGAGCGCCGCCTTCGACGCGCGATAGCTGTGCCACCCGCCCAGCCGGTTGTCGCCGATCGACCCCACCCGCGCCGACAGCGCAGCGAACACGCTCCGCCGGTCGCGGGGCAGCGCGGCGATCAGCGCCGGCCCGATCGCGTTGGCCCGAAACAGCGCGACCATCGCCTCGGCCTCGAGCGCGGCAAAGCTCTTCTCCGGCGTGAGCCCGGCGCCGTGGAGCATCCCCGTCGCGACGATCACCAGATCCGCCGGCCCCTCTGCCACGATCCCCTGCGCCGCCGCCGCGATCGAGGCCTCGTCGAGCAGGTGGAACCGGAACGGGCGCACCCCGTCCGCCAAGGAATCGCCAGCCGCGCGGCTGCCCGCGTAAATCACGCCATAGTCCCCCGACCCCACCAGCGCCGCGACCAGCGCCCGCCCGACCCCGCCGGATGCGCCCCACACCACGGCGCGGCGTGTCATGCCCCGACGTGCCGCAGCACCAGCGCCCGCAGATCAACCCGCGCCCCCAGCCGCGCCGCCAGCAGCGCAGTGCCGCTGATCTTGCGCTGGAGGAACAGCGTGTCGGTGGGCGGGATGTGCCAGATCGCGCGGTCCGATGCCGCCGACATCGCCTGTTCGCGGATCACGCCCAGAAAGCCGCGATCGGCAAAGTCGAACAGCCCCTCGCGCGCCGTCTCGGCCAGCACCACGTCGATCATCCGGTCGACCAGCGGCCCATGCCGCTCGACCGCCGCCGGGCTCATGAACCCGGCATCCAACGCCGCGCTGCGCACCGCGTCGCGATCGCCCGCAAGGCCTGCCGCGAACAGCGTACGATAGGCCGCGCTCGTCCCCGGCGCGACCGCCCGCGCCGCGCCAAAATCGAGCAGCACGACTCGCCCGGTCTCGGGCTGATACCGATAATTGGCGAAGTTGGGATCGGTCTGCATCACCCCGAACGCGAACAGCTCGTCGAGCACCAGCCCGATCAGCAGCCCGGCGAGGCGGTCGCGCTCCGCCTGCGGCGCATCCACCGCCGACTCGATCGGGCGCCCCTCGACAAAGCTCATCGCCAGCGCATTGGCCGTCGTGAAGTCGGGCGCCAGCGTCGGCACGACAAAGTCCGCGCTGTCGCCGATCAGCGTCCGATACGCCTCCATCTGCGCCCCCTCGCGCAGATAGTCGGTCTCCTCATGGAGTTGCAGCTTCGCCTCGGCGAGCAGGGGCGCAATGTCGAGTTCCTTGGGCAACAGGCCGGAGACGCGGAGCAGCGTCGCGACATTGTCGACATCCGAATCGATGCTCTCGCGCACGCCGGGATACTGGACCTTGATCGCCAGTTCGCGCCCGTCCTTTGTCCGCGCCCGGTGGACCTGCCCGATCGACGCCGCGGCGACCGGGGTCGCCTCGAAATGCGCAAACCGCGTCCGCCAGTCGCTGCCCCATTCCGCCGCGAGCACGCGCTGGAGCTGGGCGGGCGGCATATGATGCGCCCGGTCGCGCAGCCGCGCCATGATGTCGGCCAGCTCGGGCGGCAGCATCTCGCCCGAATCCATCGAGATCATCTGCCCGAGCTTCATCGCCGCGCCGCGCAAATTGGACAGCCGATCCGCCACCCGCCCGACATTGCCGGGCGTCAGCAGCATGTCGCGCATCTTGGGTCGCTCGCCATCGGCCAGCCGCCGCGCGCCCTCCGCCAGCATCCCGCCCGCGACGCCGCTCGCCAGCCGCCCGAACTGCCCCAGCCGCGACAACCGCCCGCTGGGGATCGCCCGGCCCTTGGCCCGGCTGCTCTCGTCGGTCACTGCGTCACCATCCTCTGCTTCCGGGCACACCCTTGAACGGCCCCGCCACTGCACTCGTGATCCACCCGCCGTAAAATTCGCCGGGCTGCGGCACCACGGTCTCGCCATCGACCGAGCAGCGGTCGAACGGCGCGGCATAAAAGGCGACATGATCGCGCAGGATCGCGAAGCCCGGCGTCGGGCTGGGATAGCTCCACCCGACGCGGGGCAGGACGACTCCGTCCACCAGCACGTCCCAATAGGCCGCCGCGCCCTTCCACTCACAGAACGAACTGCCCTCGGCGCGGCGCAGCACGCCGGGCGCGATGTCGTCGCGGGGGAGGTAATAGCTGGGCGGGTGGCTGGTCTCCAGCGTGCGGACCGCGCGGCGGGTGTCCGCGATAATCGTGCCACGATGCTCGATCACGATCCGCGCGGCACAGGACTGCGCAATCGCCGGGCGCGGATAGTCCCACACGCTTTCCTGCCCCGGTGCCACGGGTTCGGGCACGGGCCTCATCGCCGGTCCAGCCGCGCGACGAGCCGCTGCATCCGGGGCCGCACGCGCAGAAAGCCGCGGTACAGCCGCTCCAGCAGCGCCAGCGCCACAGGGTTGCGCGCCGCGATCCCGATCGGCCGAAGCACCGGTATCGCCCGCCACATCGCCGCGAACGCCGCCGCACCCGACAGCATCGCGCCGTCCTCACATGCATGGAAGCGCGCCAGCAACGCGCCGCGATCGATCGGGCACGCCGCACCCTCGGTATCCGCGGCATCGACGAAGCGGATCGCGCCTCGCCGGTCCAGCCGCCGCATCGCCGCAATCTCGCGACGGCACAGCGGGCAGCCTCCGTCATACCAGACAATCAGCGACACGATTCCTGCCTCACACCCGACCTCACCCCCGATATGGGGATGCGCGAGCGGAAAAGGGAGTGCGGGTCAGCCCTGAGCCAGTTCGAGCAGCTCGATCAATTCGCCCGCCGGCCCGCGCACCGTCGCGCTGCGCCGCCCCGCATACAGCGCGCCGTCGCGGGCACGGGGTTCCGCGATCCACTCCAACGCCAGCGCGTCCAGCGAGTCCACCGCGATCGTCACCAGCGCATTGCCGGGCGGCAGTGCGCCCGCCGGGCCGGGTCGCGCGATCGCTCCCTCCGGATAGCCGTCAATCTCGACCACCGGCATCCGCCCCTTCTGCATCACCGTGATCGACGTCAGATGATCGGCGGGCAGATCGAAAGCGCGGTTGATCATCGAATAGGGCAGGACATGCGTATCCCCCGCCTCCAGCCGCAACGCGCGCGCATACCAATCGACCGCCGCCGCGCGATCGGGCACCGCCAGGATCGCGATGAACAGGAAATCGATCAGCGATTCCGCACGCGGCAGGTCGCAATTGGGCATGTCCTGCGCGACTTCGTTCAGGTACAAAACCTCGCGCCCGCGCCCCGCGACTTGCATCGGCACGAAAAAAGGCATTCCAGGCAATGCTTTAGGTGGTCCGATCACCTCGAACCCGCTCCCCTCCAGACGCGCGGGCCATCCGAACACGTCCTGCACCGTCAACTCGAACGCCGACCATCCGAAACTGCGCATCGGCAAGAAACTCGGCGGGAGCGGCGCCTCCACCAGCCGGAACACGCACGGCGCCCCGCTTTGCGGCTGGAGCGCGATCATCCGGGCACCGGCACTGTCCGGGCACCCCCAGCTTGCAGCCAGTTCGGCGGACACCGTTCCGCGCTCGACCACCGCCAGCCCCAGCCGCCCGGCATAATCACCCTCCGCCGCGTCGAGATCGGGGACGGTGGTCAGTCCGCCGACGATCCGGCCATGGTTGGCGGGGGCGCTCATCCGAACACCGGCGTGCGGCGGTTCAGGAAAGCATCGACGCCCTCGGCGAAGTCGGGGCCTTCGAATGCGGCGTTGAACGCGGCAATCGTGGCCGAATCATCGTCGCTCTGGCCACGCGCGATGTGGGCGATGATCGCCTTGATCGCCGTGGTGCTGTGCGGCGACGCCTCGGCAATCGTCGCCGCCAGCGCCATCGCCGCCGCCTCGGCATCGTCGGCGCGACTATCGGCCAGCCCGATGCGATAGGCCTCGTCGGCATCGATCAGCCCGCCGGTAAACAGCATCCGCTTGGCATGGGCCGGGCCGATCAGGTCGACCAGCAGCTTGGTATCGTGAAGCGGATAGACCAGCCCCAGCTTGGCGGGCGTAATCCCAAACCGCGCCGCCGGTCCCGCGACGCGCAGGTCGCACGCAATCGCCAGCCCGCATCCGCCGCCGATACAGTCCCCGGCCACGGCGGCGATCGTCGGGCGCGGAAAGCCCGCCAGCGCGACTTGCGCGGCGCGGATCGCCTGCTGATTGCGCACCCGCCATTCGGGATCGCGCGCACCCGTTGCGAACTCGCCAATGTCGGCGCCCGCGCTGAACGCGCCCTCGTTGGCGGCGCCCAGCACCAGCACCCGGACGCCGCGATCCGCATCCGCCTCGGCCAGCAGCGGGGGCAGCGCCTCCCACATCGCCTGGGTCATCGCGTTGCGCTTCGCCGGGCGGTCGATCGACAGCCGGGCGATCGCACCCTCGCGCTCCAGCCGCAGCGTCATGCCGGTTCCACCCGCGCGAAATGCTCGGCAATCTCGCGCCGCGTCGCGATCCAGACCGCCGAATGCGACCGCACATGGCGCAGGAATGCCTCGAACGCCCAGATCCGCCCGGCCCGCCCGATGATGCGCAGGTGCAGCCCCAGCGACATCATCTTCGGATTCCCGCCCTCCCCCTCGCGGTACAGCTGGTCGAAGCATGCCTTGGCATAATCGAGCCACTGCTGCGGCGTCATCGCCGGGTCGGTCCACATCTTCATGTCGTTGGTGTCGATCTGATAGGGCACGATCACGATCGGCTTGCCCGGCACGGTCTCGCGATCCCAGAAGGGAATATCGCCCGAATAATCGTCCATGTGATAGGTAAAGCCCTCCTCGATCAGCAGCCGGCGGGTATTGTCGGTGTGGAGGTATCGGCTCAGCCAGCCATAGGGCCGCACGCCGACGCTCCGCTCGATCGAGGCGACGGCCTTGCGGATGAAGTCGCGCTCCTGCTCCTCGTCCATCTTGAACTGGTGGATCCAGCGCCAGCCATGGCTGACCGGTTCATGCCCCAGATCGGCGATGGCGCGCGCGATCTCGGGATGGTTTTCCAGGCTCATCGCCGCGACCGTCCAGCTCGCCCGCACGCCATAGTCGCGCAGCAGTCGCACGATACGCGGCGCGCCCGCCTTGATCCCGTAGAGATAGTTGGACTCGTTGCCGTAATTGCGGATCGCCGCCTTCAGGTGGATGCCCAGCTCGTCCACCGGCTCGGGCCCCCGGTCGCCGCGCGCCACGGTCGTCTCCGACCCTTCTTCGACATTGACGACGATCGACAGCGCCATCTTGGCGCGGCCCGGCCAGTCGATCCGTTCCTCGCGCATCAGTGCATCTCCTCGCCGCCGGACACGTTGATCGCCTCGCCGGTGACATAGACCGCGTCGTCGGACGCCAGCCACGCACAGGCCCCGGCGGTGTCGCTCGCCAGCCCGGGCCGCCCCAGCGGGTTCCGGCGCTTCATATTCTCGACATAGGCATCGACCGTCGCGAACCCGAGCAGCTTGGAGAAATAGGCATTCTGCTCGGCGCCCAGCCCGGTGGTGACATGGTTGGGGCAGATCGCGTTGACCGTGATCCCATGCGCGCCCAGCTCGATCGCGCTGGCGCGGGTCAGGCCGATCATGCCGTGCTTCGAACTGACATAGGCGGGCAGATGCGGAAAGGCCGATTTCGCCGCCTGGCTGGCGATGTTGACGATCCGCCCGCCCTGCCCACGCGCAATCATCGCCCGCGCCGCCGCCTGGGTACAATAGAACGCGCCCGACAGGTTGACTGCCAGCGCCCGGTCCCAATCGGCGGGGGCGACGTCGAGCAAAGGCTGCATCAGGAAGCCGATGCCCGCATTGTTCACGAACACGTCGACGCCGCCGAACGTCTCGACCGTCGCATCGACCAGCGCCGCGCATTCCTCCGCACGGCTGACATCGCACGCAATCGTCGCGACCTTGGCGCCGCGCCCCCGCAGTTCGTCCGCGACGCCCTCCACCTCGGGCGTGATCGCGCGGTCAGACACGACGCAATTCGCGCCCTCGTCGGCGAAGCGCTGCAGGATCGCCTGCCCCAGCCCCTTCTCGCGCCCCGATCCGGTGACGACGATCGTCTTGCCCGCAAAGCGGCCCATTACAGGTCCTCGGTCAGCATGAATTGCGGGTTGTCGGCAAAGTCGCCGAACGCCGCCGCGACCTTCTGGAATGCCTCGGTCGAAACCTCCGCGACGAACGGCTCGATCCCGGCAATGTCGATGATCTCGACATAGTCGAACGGTGCCGGCGCGTCCGATCCGAACAGCCCGGTCGTCCGGTGGACGGTGAAGCCATGGACCGACGACAGCGCGTTGACGCCGGGAATATCGGTGCCCCGCGCCCATGCCTCATAGGCGGCAGGATCGACTCCGGGCTTCAGATTGAACAGCACGACGATACGCATCTCGGTCCTCCTTCAAAGCAGCATGTCGGGCGGGAAATAGCCCTGGAGCGCGGTGTCGAGCCGGCGTGCCAGCGCGATCAGCCCCCGCTCGCTCCCCGGCGCGCCGATCAGTTGCACCGCCACCGGCATCCCGTCGCGATCCTGCCCGGCGGGCAGCGTCAGCGCAGGCAGCCCGGCGATGTTGGCCAGCGCGGTGAACCCCGCCTGCGTCACCGGCGGGCGCGGGGTGTGGGCAAAGGCGACCTGCGGCGCAGTCGGCGTCAGCAGCACGCCGTCGCTGCCGATCGCCGCGCGCAGCGTCGCGGCGGTGCGCGCCAGCACCGCCTGCGCCGCCTCCGCCTCGGCCTGAGTCCGCGCGGCGGCATAGCCGAGCAGGAAGCGCAGCTCCTTGGAGAATCCCTCGGGCGACAGGCCCGCCAGATGCCCGCCCAGTTCGCGCGCCACCGTGACGAACCCCGCCACCCCGACCGCCGCCGCATCGTCGGCAAGCCGCACCGCCGCGCACGGCATCGGCGCCAGCGCGCGCAGCGCCGCCATCAGCGCCGCATCGATCGCAGGCTCGCACGCCAGCCCGTAAGCGGGCTCCAGCGTCAGCAGTCGCACCGGCGCCGAAGCGCGTGCATCGACGCCGAGCACCGCAGACACCGCCGCCAGATCGTCGAGCGACCGCGCCAGCGGCCCGATCGCGTCGAGCGCACGGCTTGCGGGCACCAGCCCCGCGTCCGAAATCACCCCCGCCCCCGGCTTCAACGTGTACAGCCCGCAATAGGCGGCGGGAATCCGCACCGATCCCATGGTGTCGGTGCCCAGTGAGACGGTGCATAGCCCGGCCGCAACCGCCGCTGCGCTGCCCCCCGACGACCCACCCGGCGTCCGCGCGGGATCGTGCGGATTGGCGACGCGCCCGAAAAAGGGATTGTCAGAGGTCGCGCCCAGTGCCGCCTCGTGCATGTTGAGCGTCCCCAGCACGATCGCACCCGCCCCGCGCAGTGCCGCCACCGCAGTGGCGTCGTCAGGCGCGATCACCCCGCGCCGCGCCCCCATTCCCGCATTCCATTCCAGCCCGGCGACGGCGATATTGGCCTTCACCGCCACCGGCACGCCCTCCAGCGCGCGCGGCGTGCCGCCCTCGAACCGCGCCTGGCTGACCGCCGCCGCACGCAGCGCGCCCGCCGCATCGACCTGGATAAAGCTGTGCAGCACGGGGTCGAGCGCCGCGATCCGGTCCAGATGCTGCATCACCACTTCGGCCACGCCGACGGCGCCGGCGCGATAGGCGTCGGTCAGCCCGGCGATGCTGCTGCGGTGCCACGCACTCACTTGCCGCGCTCGTCGATCAGCCGGATCGGCTTTTGCCGCACATCGACTTGCGTCGCCGCCGCAGTGCCTCCCGGCCCGACCAACTCGACCGCAACTTCGACGCCCAGCGACCGGCGGAGCAACTCGCCAAGCTGGGCGATGTCGCTGCCGCCGCGGCTTTCGATCACCACGCGCATCGCATCGCGCCCGCCGGCATCGCGCGCGACATAGCAGACGAACTCGCCGGTCAGGTCGCTGCGATTCTCGATCACCCCGCCGATCGCGTGCGGGAATACGTTGATCCCGCGCAGCTTGACCATGTTGTCGCTGCGCCCGCGAAACCCGGTGATCCGCTTGAACGCCATGCCGGTCTGGTTGGCGCCGGTGATTTCGTTGGTGATGTCATGCGTGTTGAAGCGGATGCACGGCGCGATGTCGTCCTTGAACAGGCAGGTGACGACCATGTCGCCGGTCTCCCCCGCCGCGACCGGCGCGCCGCTCTCGACGTCGAGCAGTTCCAGATACTGCGCGTCTTCCCAGACATACAGGCCGTCGCGCTCCGGCCCTTCGCCCGCGATCGCGCCGGTATCGCCGACGCCATACCAGTCGAACGCCTTCGCCCCGCCCCACGCCGCCTCGACGCCGCTGCGGTCGTCCATCCCCAGATGGCCGCAGATCATCCGCACGTTCATCCGCTCGCGCAGCCCCTCGGCCTCGGCGACTTCGGCGAGCTTGCGGATATAGTCGATGAAGCCGACCAGCACGCTGACGCCGAAATCGGCCATCAGCCCGACCTGCGCCACCGATCGCGTCTCGATCCCCGTCCCCGCCGACAGGAACAGCGCGTTGGTGAAATGCGTGACGGCCTCGCGGACATAATGCCCGCCATTGATCATGCCATGGCCATAGACCGACTGGACGACGTCGCTATGCGCCATCCCCTGCCAGCGATACATGCGCCCGACGAGCAGGTTGGTGACTTCGCGCCCCTTCGGCCCGAACAGCAAAGGCTGGGGCCGCCCGGTGGTGCCCGACGTGGTGTGGAAGATCACCGGCGAGCGGCCCGCATCCTGCCCCAGCCCCGCGAAATCGCCGAGCGGCGGATGCGCGGCGACCGACGCCATCACGTCGCTCTTGTCATAGACGGGCAGCCTGGTGATGTCCTCCAGCGTGCGGATGTCGCCCGGCTCGATCCCCTGCGCGCCCCATAGCCGCTGGTAGAACGGTATCTCCCACCCGCGCCGCATCAGCGTGCGGAAGCGCGCATCCTGGAGCGCGTGGAGTTCGTCGCGGCTCATGCCGGTGTAGCGGCGAACAAAGGCCTCGCCGACCGGGTAATCGGCCAGCATCTGGCGCGCGTCGAACGCTTCGAAATAGCTGGGGAACGTCATCGGGGCTCCGGGCGGGTCAGGTAAGAAAGCGAGTCGGCGAACAGCCGGGGGTCGGCATCGTCGGGCGCGAGCTGTGCCGCGAGCGTGCGCTTGGCGGCGGTCTGCGCCGCGTCCATCGGCGCGTCGGGATGACCCAGCGTGTTGGGGATCGCGCGCTCGATCGCGCTGCCATCGGCGCGGCGCACGATCAGCCGTTGCGGCGACAGCGCGTTGGGATCGGGATTGGTGTCGGTCGTCAGCGTGAAGCGCGCGGCCAGCGCGACGATCGCCGGATCGGCAAAGGTCTCCGCCGTAAAGCGGCGCGGATCGATCACCCCGTCCGCCAGCATCAGCGCAGTCAGGAACGGCAGGCACAGCCGCGCATAGCCGGGCGTCATGTCCGGCTGCATCGGGCGCCCGACCAGCCGGGCGATCAGCGGCGGCGCGACCAGCTCGACTGCCGCGACCCTCTCCGCCCGCACCTCGCCCGCCCGCAACAGCCCGTCCAGCGCGGCAAGCAGCCCATGGCTGGCCCGGCCCGAGGGATAGGGTTTGATCGAGCATTCGGCGATCCGCCACACGCTGCCGATCGTGTCGGTATAGGTCGCCAGCGCACCCGTATCGATCAGCCGGAAATAGCCGAACGGCCCCTCCAGCGCGTCGTGCGGTCCGCTCAGCCCGTGGCGGACCATGTCGACCGCCGTCACCGCCGCCCGCGCCGCGCCGGCGATTTGCAGCGGCAGCGCGATCGATCCCTCGACATGCGCCTGCATCGTCCCCGCGCATTGCGAATAGGCCAACCCCAGCACGTCGTCGAACCGCTCGACGCGCTCGATCCGCGCCACCGCCAGCGCTGCGCCGATGCACCCGGCGGTGGCGGGGCGGAAGAAGCGCAACGGGCTTGTCGCCGCGATGCCCAGCCCCGACGCCACGTCGATCCCCACCGCCAGCGCCGCCAGCGCCTCGTCGGGATCGCACTCGCCGCGCCGATCGATCGCCGCCATCAGCGCCGCCACGACGGTCGCAAAGCCATGCACCACCGCGCGCTCGTGCAGCGCGTCCCATTCGAGGCAATGAATGCGAAAGCCATTGACGAATGCCGCCGAGGCCGCCGGCATCCGCGCGGCATCGCCCAGCAGCCGGGCATCCTCGCCCGCTCCCCAGCCAGCCGCGAGATTGCGCACCCCCTCGGCCCCCGGCGCCTGCGCGCCCGCCGCCCCCGTCGCCAGCGTATCGGCCAGCATCGCCAGCGCTGCCCCGCGCACCGCATCGGGCAGCCGATGCTCCGCGCGGGCAAAGTCCAGCAGCCGCCGGGTCGCGCTCACAACCACTGCGCCACGATCTCGGTCACGTCGCGCACCGCCCGACCCTGCAGCGCCGCATCGATGGCCTGCCCGGCGGCGACGTCGTCCAGCCCGCCCCACGCCATCAGCGTGCGCGCCTTCTCGACGATCGCATCGCCGTCCATCGGACGCTCGGGATCGCCCAGCGTATCGACCAGCGCCACCACGCCCGCATCGCAGGAAACTCGCGCGCCATAATGCGCCGGATAGGCCGCGGTGATCGCGCTCGACTCAGCGACCGTCACCTGCGCGCGCAGCGGCGCCAGTTCGGCAATCGCCTCGGGTTCGAAATCCGCAAGCTGCGGCACGCCGCGCGCCACGACGATGGCGATGGCATGCTGAAGCGAGAATTTGGCCTCGACCACCGAGGCCGGCGACGGGCGGTCGCAAAAGGTGATCGCGTCGCGATAGGTGCCGACATGGACCGGCAGCACCAATTGCCCCTGCGCCCGCAAGGTCAGCGCGGCGTCGATCGCGGGGTGGGCGTGGCGGCACGCGCCCCAGGGCTTGAAACTGACCTGTTCGAGCTGCCACCCGTCGCCCAGCGCCAGCGGTTTCGCCCGCGCACAGCTCGCCGCGAACAGCCCCTGCGGCCCCTCGAGGATATAGCGCGGCCCGGTGATGCCGTTGGCCGCCTCCACCGCCGCCGCTCGGCCCGTGCGCACCGCATGGGCGAGGTGCCATTGCTTCGCCATCACCGGCTCGTGCCGCATCTGCCACAGCCCGCCCGTGACCGACCCGGCAAGTCCCAGCGCCGACACGCATTGCGCCTCGTCCGCCCCGATCGCCAGCGCCGCCGTCATCGCCGCGCCAAAGGTGCCTGCGGTCGCGGTGGTGTGCCAGTGGCGGTAATGGTTCGCGTCGAACATCGCGCCGACCAGAATCATCGCCTCATAGCCGCCGATCGCGGCGTCCAGCGCGGCGTCGAGCGGCGCATCAGGCACGGCGAGCGCGGTCGGCCAGATCACCGGCCCCGGATGCAGGATCGCGCTGCGATGGATGTCGTCCATCTCCAGCACATTGCCGAGCCAGCCCGCCCGATCGATCGCGCTGCCGCACCCCGCAGCGCGCTGCACCTCCGCCACCGGGCTGCGCAGCGCCCCCGCGACGCAGCCAAGCCAGTCGAGCAAATGCAGCCGCGCCCGCGCGCGCACGGCCTCCGATTTGGGGCGGCGGGCGTGGCGGACGATCCGCTCGGTCAGGCTTTCGTCGTCAGCCATGTTCGCCCAGCGCCGGTGCGGGGGCGGGCGTCCAGTCGTCGCCGCCAAAGCGGATTGCCGGCGCGATATGGTGCGCGCCCTCCGCCACGCGCGTCAGCCCCCGTTCGGCGAAATGGCGCTCGGCAAAGGCTTCGCGGAAGTCGAGCACGGGCGAGAAGGCGACGTCGATCCCCGCCATCCACGCCACCCACTGGTCGCGCGTCCGGCTGGCAAAGGTCTCGCGCAGGAACGCGACCAGCGGCGCCTGTTCCGGTCCGGCAGGCAATGCGGCGACCGGGATCAGGTCCGCGCGCCCCAGCGCCGTCAGCAAATTCGCCGCGAACTTCGGCTCGCGCCCGCCCAGCACGACATGCAGGCCATCGGCGGTCGCATAAACATTGTAGAAAGCCGCCCCGCCCAGCGACCGCTGCGTCGCCGATCGCGGCGGTTCGCCCCCGCCCAGCGCATCGCCCGCGACATGCGCGCACCACGGCAGCAGCGCGTCGAGCATCGCAATATCGATATAATCGCCGCGCCCGCTCTTCTCGCGCGCGATCAGCGCCATCAGCACCGCCGACAGCCCCGTCAGCCCGGCGGCCATGTCGGCAGAGGGCACCCCCGGCACCACCGGCATCGCGTCCGGCCCGTCATTGACCGACAGGAACCCGCTGACCGCCTGCACCGCCATGTCGTGCCCGGCATGGTGCGACCATTCGCCGCTCTGGCCGAAGGCGGAAATCGAGCAATAGACGATGCGCGGATTGCGCGCCGCGACGCTGGCATAGTCGCAGCCCAGCCGCTGCATCACGCCGGGGCGAAACCCTTCGATGAACACGTCGGCGTCGGCGATCAGGTCCCACAACGCCGCCTTGCCTTCGGCGCTTTTCAGGTCGAGCGCGACGCTGCGCTTGCCGCGATTGAGGTTGCGGAACCACACCGATTGCCCCGCCTCGAACGGCGCCATGGCGCGGGCGGGGTCGCCCGTGGCGGGCTCGACCTTGGTCACCGCCGCGCCCTGATCGGCCATCATCAGCGACAGCATCGGCCCCGGCAGGAACTGCGACAGGTCGACGACCTTGATACCGCTCAGCTTGCCCATCAAATCACGCCACGCGCGCGGAAATCGGCGATCTCGTCGGCGCCGAACCCGGCATCGGCCAGCACCGCGTCGCCATCCGCTCCCAGCAGGGGCGCGGCGCGCGCGGGCAGCCGCTCGCCGTCAAGCCGGATCGGATTGGCGAGTACGCGCAGCGCGTCGCGGTCCGGGTGCACGACGGTGTCGATCATCCCCGTCGTCGCCAGGAACGGACTGTCCAGCGCCTGCGCCAGGTCGAGCACCGGCGCGACGGGCAGATGCCCCGCCAGCCGCTCGATCCAATGCGCCACCGGCTGCGTGCCGAACACGGCGTCGAGCACCTGCGTCAGCGTATCGCGGTTCGCCAGCCGCACCGCGGGGGTAGCGAAGCGCGCATCGGTGCCAAGGTCGGGGCGCCCGATCCGCTCGACCAACACGTCCCAGAATTTGGGGAGTTGCGCCATGACGAACACCCACCCGTCCGCCGCGCGAAACATCTGGCTGGGCGTGACCGAGGGGTGGGCCGAGCGGGCGACGCGCGTCGTCACGTCGCCTTCGTTCAGATACCACACCGCCGGATAGGTCGTCTGGTGGACCGCGGCGGATAGCAGATCGACGTCGATGTCGCGCCCCTGCCCCGTGCGCTGCGCATCGAGCAGCGCAGCGAGCAGCCCGACGCTCATCATCGTGCCCGTCATGAAATCGACCATCGACAGCCCGAAGCGCGCAGGCGGCCCGTCGGGCTCGCCGGTCAGCGGCATGAACCCTGCCTCGGCCTGCATCAGATAGTCATAGCCCGGCCAGCGCGCGCGCGCGTTGTCGCGGCCATAGGCGGAAAGGTGCGCGCACACGATCGCGGGATTATGGGCCGCCAGCGCCTGGTAGGTCAGCCCGATCCGCTCGGGCAGGTCGCCGCGCAGATTGTTGACCACCGCATGGCTGGTCCCCACCAGCCGGTGCAGAATCGCCTGCCCGTCGGCGCTGTTCAGGTCGAGCGTCAGCGACTTC from Sphingomonas hengshuiensis encodes the following:
- a CDS encoding SDR family NAD(P)-dependent oxidoreductase, which codes for MTRRAVVWGASGGVGRALVAALVGSGDYGVIYAGSRAAGDSLADGVRPFRFHLLDEASIAAAAQGIVAEGPADLVIVATGMLHGAGLTPEKSFAALEAEAMVALFRANAIGPALIAALPRDRRSVFAALSARVGSIGDNRLGGWHSYRASKAALNMLIANLAIELRRTRPAAIAVGLHPGTVDTGLSAPFQSRVAPGKLFTPETSAGHLLSVIAGLGEGDSGGVFAWDGARIPA
- a CDS encoding ABC1 kinase family protein, producing the protein MTDESSRAKGRAIPSGRLSRLGQFGRLASGVAGGMLAEGARRLADGERPKMRDMLLTPGNVGRVADRLSNLRGAAMKLGQMISMDSGEMLPPELADIMARLRDRAHHMPPAQLQRVLAAEWGSDWRTRFAHFEATPVAAASIGQVHRARTKDGRELAIKVQYPGVRESIDSDVDNVATLLRVSGLLPKELDIAPLLAEAKLQLHEETDYLREGAQMEAYRTLIGDSADFVVPTLAPDFTTANALAMSFVEGRPIESAVDAPQAERDRLAGLLIGLVLDELFAFGVMQTDPNFANYRYQPETGRVVLLDFGAARAVAPGTSAAYRTLFAAGLAGDRDAVRSAALDAGFMSPAAVERHGPLVDRMIDVVLAETAREGLFDFADRGFLGVIREQAMSAASDRAIWHIPPTDTLFLQRKISGTALLAARLGARVDLRALVLRHVGA
- a CDS encoding DUF427 domain-containing protein — translated: MRPVPEPVAPGQESVWDYPRPAIAQSCAARIVIEHRGTIIADTRRAVRTLETSHPPSYYLPRDDIAPGVLRRAEGSSFCEWKGAAAYWDVLVDGVVLPRVGWSYPSPTPGFAILRDHVAFYAAPFDRCSVDGETVVPQPGEFYGGWITSAVAGPFKGVPGSRGW
- a CDS encoding thiol-disulfide oxidoreductase DCC family protein, yielding MVWYDGGCPLCRREIAAMRRLDRRGAIRFVDAADTEGAACPIDRGALLARFHACEDGAMLSGAAAFAAMWRAIPVLRPIGIAARNPVALALLERLYRGFLRVRPRMQRLVARLDRR
- a CDS encoding VOC family protein, translating into MSAPANHGRIVGGLTTVPDLDAAEGDYAGRLGLAVVERGTVSAELAASWGCPDSAGARMIALQPQSGAPCVFRLVEAPLPPSFLPMRSFGWSAFELTVQDVFGWPARLEGSGFEVIGPPKALPGMPFFVPMQVAGRGREVLYLNEVAQDMPNCDLPRAESLIDFLFIAILAVPDRAAAVDWYARALRLEAGDTHVLPYSMINRAFDLPADHLTSITVMQKGRMPVVEIDGYPEGAIARPGPAGALPPGNALVTIAVDSLDALALEWIAEPRARDGALYAGRRSATVRGPAGELIELLELAQG
- a CDS encoding enoyl-CoA hydratase/isomerase family protein, which encodes MTLRLEREGAIARLSIDRPAKRNAMTQAMWEALPPLLAEADADRGVRVLVLGAANEGAFSAGADIGEFATGARDPEWRVRNQQAIRAAQVALAGFPRPTIAAVAGDCIGGGCGLAIACDLRVAGPAARFGITPAKLGLVYPLHDTKLLVDLIGPAHAKRMLFTGGLIDADEAYRIGLADSRADDAEAAAMALAATIAEASPHSTTAIKAIIAHIARGQSDDDSATIAAFNAAFEGPDFAEGVDAFLNRRTPVFG
- a CDS encoding polysaccharide deacetylase family protein; its protein translation is MREERIDWPGRAKMALSIVVNVEEGSETTVARGDRGPEPVDELGIHLKAAIRNYGNESNYLYGIKAGAPRIVRLLRDYGVRASWTVAAMSLENHPEIARAIADLGHEPVSHGWRWIHQFKMDEEQERDFIRKAVASIERSVGVRPYGWLSRYLHTDNTRRLLIEEGFTYHMDDYSGDIPFWDRETVPGKPIVIVPYQIDTNDMKMWTDPAMTPQQWLDYAKACFDQLYREGEGGNPKMMSLGLHLRIIGRAGRIWAFEAFLRHVRSHSAVWIATRREIAEHFARVEPA